In Trichoderma asperellum chromosome 1, complete sequence, a single window of DNA contains:
- a CDS encoding uncharacterized protein (EggNog:ENOG41), which yields MPVRQWIRRLKGTPRPSGQLEGIEHGGNNQADASTLSNAIPASSTSVDASPAPISSFIAVSNARPELEPALVIVDRSSRSPEHLWDLAYDELKVNDAALVDAYEKILSCHLCDRDPESDGDVDEENIIAQGDPGARRAQMEQLVTSGLVKIKREAKMKESLDKGMQVVMSAKEVIRSAIQTIPQAALAWTGVCVALELFCNLTSATKANRDGIEYVVRRMGWYWELPETILTENTNAYSHLSNMKGGLEVQLIGLYKILLLYQMKSVCSYYKSRGFVFLRDLAKLDDWDGDIIAIEKAETIFYKDSDVHRKEKMNANLEQLAKYVEKKMTKEDLQCFKDMGITDPSYDKKRIEKTKGGLLEQSYRWILDNPDFQLWRDDTERRLLWIRGDPGKGKTMLLCGIANELRKPSPSSGLVSYFFCQATDRRINNANAVVWGLMFMLVGQQPALMHHIRSRFDASGKELFTGVNSWFALSEIFSDMLRDPALTYAYLLIDALDECISDREKLLDLVVESLSTSSRVKWLVSSRNWPEIERRLAGSGGLERISLSLEVNADLVSRAVDAYIEHEISQLNLIKQYPMLKNEIQHQMQQKANGTFLWVALVVKDLHDRQDAEYVNPSHILDVLLEMPSNLTALYSRMVDHIVKLKGDSPELCQKILSVAALTFRPLSLVELRILARFDRDRIDDRMLERLVNKCGSFLTIRDGTVYFVHQSAKDHLVGKSTKSIIFPSGLHEVHSTVFLHSLEAMTLVLQKNIYHLPHPGSHIDEIETPDPDPLAAIRYSCAHWIDHFCDGISHNDRAICQNYLNDDGPVSVFLHTHFLHWLEALSLLRKISDNVISIARLEKLLKTQSSQTQLIRFLHDGYRFVLYFLRAIEMAPLQIYSSALIFSPIQSLVRQLFHNDLPSWIHNRPIMNYTWSPCLQTLEGHGSEVNCVVLLGDSKLATGSNDETIKIWDIATGTCLQTLARDSSLSLLSLKNEKLASGSRDATVRIWDIVTGVCVQTLQGHSRPVTSIIALTENKLASGSLDNTVRIWDMAAGICIRILKGHRFPVKSITALTDDKLASGSNDQTTKIWDIDTGVCVQTLEGHGDWVESITALADNKLASGSNDGTIKVWDIVTGVCVQTLKGHCQSVKSITALTDDKLASGSSDGTIKIWDMVTGVCMQTLEGHGDWVTSITVLIDNKMASGSIDGTIKIWDIVTGIYGQTLDDHKDWVYPVALSKNGSEAVPRSDDATVNVWDIAPTVYIQTLKGHSNWVYSVALSADGRQVASGSRDEKVKIWDVATGTCVQTLEGHSNRVKSVAFSINGRQVASGSCDSTVKIWDIATGACVQTLKGHEDWVRSVTFSGDGRQIASGAEDRTVKIWDTATGVCVQTLEGHRDWVNSVALSADGRRVASGSRDEKVKIWDTVTGICLQTLPVGVVTQLFFDEEKESRLHTNLGILDLDSGPVVNGPVSEVSVDSVGYGIHEDGVWITRDSKPLLWLPWEYRPTASVVVGSTVVIGSIFGRVLMFQFSEEG from the exons ATGCCTGTTAGGCAATGGATTCGCCGTCTGAAAGGAACGCCTCGTCCGAGTGGGCAGCTTGAAGGGATCGAGCACGGTGGCAACAATCAGGCAGACGCATCCACTCTGTCCAACGCCATACCAGCCTCTTCAACCAGCGTAGATGCATCTCCGGCTCCCATTTCATCTTTTATAGCGGTTAGCAACGCTCGGCCTGAGCTAGAACCAGCCTTGGTCATCGTGGACAGATCCTCAAGGTCACCAGAGCACCTTTGGGATCTAGCATATGACGAATTGAAAGTAAATGATGCTGCATTGGTTGACGCATACGAAAAGATTCTTTCTTGCCATCTCTGCGATCGAGATCCAGAGTCTGATGGCGACGTGGATGAGGAGAATATAATTGCACAAGGCGATCCAGGTGCTAGAAGGGCCCAAATGGAGCAGCTTGTCACGTCCGGTTTGGTCAAGATAAAACGAGAAGCGAAGATGAAAGAAAGCCTCGACAAAGGTATGCAAGTTGTTATGTCTGCCAAAGAGGTCATTCGTTCCGCAATCCAAACCATTCCACAAGCTGCTCTTGCTTGGACTGGCGTATGTGTGGCACTAGAG CTTTTTTGTAACTTGACGAGTGCAACTAAAGCCAATCGCGACGGTATAGAATACGTTGTTCGGAGAATGGGGTGGTATTGGGAGCTACCAGAAACTATTCTAACAGAGAATACCAATGCTTACAGCCATCTCTCCAATATGAAGGGAGGGCTCGAAGTCCAACTTATCGGCCTCTACAAAATTTTACTCCTATACCAGATGAAAAGCGTTTGTTCTTACTACAAGAGTCGCGGGTTTGTTTTCTTACGTGACCTTGCTAAACTGGACGATTGGGATGGTGATATCATAGCCATTGAAAAAGCCGAAACCATATTTTACAAAGATTCCGACGTGCAtcggaaagagaaaatgaatGCCAATCTTGAACAGCTTGCCAAGTAtgtggaaaagaaaatgaccaAAGAGGATTTACAGTGCTTCAAAGACATGGGCATCACCGACCCGAGCTATGACAAGAAACGCattgagaaaacaaaaggaggTCTTCTGGAGCAGTCATACCGTTGGATTTTAGATAATCCTGATTTCCAACTATGGCGAGATGATACAGAGAGACGGCTGCTTTGGATTAGAGGAGATCCGGGAAAGGGTAAAACCATGCTTCTTTGCGGAATTGCCAATGAGTTGCGCAAGCCGTCGCCCTCCTCTGGCCTGGTATCTTATTTCTTCTGCCAAGCGACCGACCGACGCATTAACAATGCCAATGCTGTAGTGTGGGGTCTGATGTTCATGCTTGTCGGTCAGCAGCCGGCGCTTATGCATCATATTCGCAGCAGATTCGATGCATCTGGTAAAGAGCTTTTTACAGGAGTAAATTCTTGGTTTGCTCTGTCGGAAATATTTTCAGATATGCTGAGAGATCCGGCTCTGACATATGCCTATCTACTCATTGATGCTCTCGACGAGTGTATTTCTGATCGGGAAAAGCTGTTAGATCTTGTTGTCGAGAGTCTGTCAACTTCATCTCGTGTCAAGTGGCTTGTTTCAAGCCGGAACTGGCCAGAGATTGAGCGTCGGTTAGCTGGATCTGGAGGCCTTGAGAgaatcagcctcagcctcgaaGTAAACGCCGATTTAGTATCGCGCGCTGTTGATGCTTACATTGAGCATGAGATATCACAACTCAATCTTATAAAGCAATATCCCATGCTAAAAAACGAGATCCAGCATCAAATGCAGCAAAAAGCCAACGGTACCTTTCTTTGGGTCGCACTTGTTGTCAAAGACCTCCACGATAGGCAAGATGCCGAGTACGTGAATCCTTCACATATCTTAGATGTTCTTTTGGAGATGCCAAGCAATCTAACGGCCCTTTACTCCCGTATGGTGGATCATATTGTCAAGCTGAAAGGAGATTCTCCGGAATTATGTCAGAAGATTCTTTCGGTTGCGGCCCTAACATTTCGACCTCTCAGCTTGGTAGAGCTAAGAATTCTAGCTCGCTTTGACCGTGACCGGATCGATGATCGGATGCTGGAGAGATTAGTCAATAAATGCGGCTCATTTTTGACAATCCGTGATGGCACAGTCTATTTTGTTCATCAGTCGGCAAAGGACCATTTAGTCGGCAAATCAACAAAATCTATTATATTCCCATCTGGCTTGCACGAGGTTCATTCCACCGTCTTTCTTCATTCGCTTGAAGCTATGACTTTAGTCTTGCAAAAGAACATCTATCATCTTCCACATCCAGGCTCGCatattgatgagattgagacTCCAGATCCAGATCCCTTGGCTGCTATTCGGTACTCTTGTGCCCATTGGATTGATCATTTCTGCGACGGAATCTCGCATAATGACCGTGCCATATGTCAGAACTACCTCAATGACGACGGACCTGTCTCTGTGTTTCTTCACACGCACTTCCTCCATTGGCTCGAGGCTCTGAGCCTTCTGCGGAAGATATCAGACAATGTCATCTCAATAGCGAGACTcgaaaagttattaaag ACACAATCATCTCAAACACAGTTGATTCGTTTTCTACACGACGGGTACCGATTTGTCCTGTATTTCTTAAGAGCTATCGAGATGGCACCACTTCAAATATACTCTTCTGCTCTTATATTTAGTCCGATACAAAGCTTAGTCCGGCAACTCTTCCACAACGATCTCCCGTCTTGGATTCataataggcctattatGAACTACACTTGGAGTCCTTGCTTACAAACCCTTGAAGGCCATGGCTCCGAAGTTAATTGTGTTGTCCTTTTAGGAGATAGCAAGCTGGCCACCGGATCAAACGATGAAACAATCAAGATCTGGGATATAGCTACGGGCACATGCCTCCAGACGCTTGCACGTGATTCTTCTCTATCATTATTGTCTTTAAAAAATGAAAAGCTGGCCTCCGGATCTAGGGACGCTACGGTCAGAATCTGGGACATAGTTACGGGTGTATGCGTGCAAACACTCCAGGGCCACAGTCGACCAGTGACTTCTATAATTGCCTTGACAGAAAACAAGCTTGCCTCAGGGTCATTAGATAATACAGTCAGGATCTGGGATATGGCTGCTGGCATATGCATTCGGATACTCAAGGGCCATCGTTTTCCAGTGAAATCTATAACCGCATTGACAGATGATAAGCTGGCCTCAGGATCAAATGACCAGACAACCAAGATTTGGGATATAGATACGGGTGTATGTGTGCAAACACTCGAGGGCCATGGTGACTGGGTGGAATCTATAACTGCCTTGGCAGATAACAAGCTGGCATCAGGATCAAATGACGGGACAATCAAGGTTTGGGATATAGTCACGGGTGTATGTGTGCAAACACTCAAGGGCCACTGTCAATCAGTGAAATCTATAACCGCATTGACAGATGATAAGCTGGCCTCGGGATCAAGTGACGGGACAATTAAAATTTGGGACATGGTCACGGGTGTTTGTATGCAAACACTCGAGGGCCATGGTGACTGGGTGACATCTATCACTGTCTTGATAGATAATAAGATGGCCTCGGGATCAATTGACGGGACGATCAAAATTTGGGATATAGTTACAGGCATATATGGTCAGACACTTGACGATCATAAGGATTGGGTGTATCCAGTGGCTCTCTCAAAAAATGGATCAGAGGCAGTCCCAAGGTCAGATGATGCAACGGTTAATGTCTGGGATATAGCGCCTACGGTATACATCCAAACGCTCAAGGGTCATAGTAACTGGGTGTATTCAGTGGCTCTCTCAGCAGATGGAAGGCAGGTGGCTTCAGGGTCAAGAGATGAAAAAGTCAAGATTTGGGATGTAGCCACTGGGACATGCGTTCAGACGCTTGAGGGTCATAGTAATCGAGTGAAGTCAGTGGCCTTCTCAATAAATGGGAGGCAGGTGGCTTCAGGATCGTGTGATTCAACAGTCAAGATCTGGGATATAGCCACTGGGGCGTGCGTTCAGACACTCAAGGGGCATGAGGATTGGGTGAGGTCAGTGACTTTCTCAGGAGATGGTAGGCAGATTGCTTCAGGAGCAGAGGATAGAACTGTCAAGATCTGGGATACAGCCACAGGAGTATGCGTTCAGACACTTGAGGGTCATCGTGATTGGGTGAATTCGGTGGCTCTCTCAGCAGATGGGAGGCGGGTGGCTTCAGGATCAAGAGATGAAAAAGTCAAGATCTGGGATACAGTCACTGGCATATGCCTCCAAACACTCCCTGTTGGTGTAGTTACTCAACTTTTctttgatgaagagaaggagtCTCGCCTTCATACTAACTTGGGGATTCTAGATCTGGATTCAGGGCCAGTCGTCAATGGTCCAGTGTCTGAAGTTTCTGTAGATTCCGTTGGCTATGGAATCCATGAAGACGGTGTTTGGATTACAAGAGATAGTAAGCCATTACTTTGGCTTCCCTGGGAGTATCGACCAACGGCTTCAGTTGTAGTTGGATCAACGGTTGTTATAGGTAGTATTTTTGGTCGTGTCTTGATGTTCCAGTTTTCAGAAGAAGGCTAG